Proteins from a genomic interval of Chanodichthys erythropterus isolate Z2021 chromosome 8, ASM2448905v1, whole genome shotgun sequence:
- the agbl5 gene encoding cytosolic carboxypeptidase-like protein 5 isoform X4 yields the protein MNVRLIMEFRFGNVVFSSRFDSGNLARVERVDRSEPDGESARPANASAQPQPDYEFNVWTKPDCASTEFENGNRSWFYFSVRGMLPGKLLKINMMNMNKQSKLYSQGMAPFVRALPVKTRWERVRDRPTFVMSDSQFILSFVHRLLDVRGVTTYFSFCYPFSYTECQDMMLQLDQKFLSASHTLGPCSPVESIYYHRELLCHSLDGHRVDLITVSSCHGLLEEREPRLDRLFPDLSTPRPHCFTGKRVFFLSSRVHPGETPSSFVFNGFLNFILSQDDPRAQALRRIFVFKLIPMLNPDGVVRGHYRTDSRGVNLNRQYVNPSPDLHPSIYGAKSLLLYHHIHNRLGNNTPSALKTSNQSNTTLPVTTPTELERCLNHRNEAERGDGPTLDLSEIPMQLEESWEKGGVEREVGPCDENESTPNRGEAPVVTNPAPSEQIPPQDSGVAYYVDLHGHASKRGCFMYGNNLSDESQQVENMLYPKLISLNCAHFDFLGCNFSEKNMYARDKRDGQSKEGSGRVAIHKTIGLTHSYTLECNYNTGRSVNTIPPACHDNGRATPPPPPTFPPKYTPEVYEQVGRAVAIAALDMAECNPWPRLVLSEHSSLLNLRASILKHVRNSKGLASDNRKNANTKASSPPKPASLSTSASENSLNRTRSMANVQGSRQTSPQLKSSPSFTFGSPACAHGPGAHRPPHRSLGPVRDCKAQEKRRPHHQHQRLSLRQPGTARAPLSPSSSSSSSSSSSPSSSSSGGVGEAPGPCSISMAA from the exons atgaacgtCCGTCTGATCATGGAGTTCCGCTTTGGGAATGTCGTGTTCAGCTCCCGCTTCGACTCTGGGAATCTGGCCCGCGTGGAGCGAGTGGATCGATCCGAACCCGACGGCGAGAGCGCGCGACCGGCCAACGCTTCTGCGCAGCCGCAACCCGACTATGAGTTCAACGTCTGGACCAAACCGGACTGCGCCAGTACAGAGTTTGAAAACGGCAACCG GTCGTGGTTCTACTTCAGCGTTCGCGGGATGTTACCGGGAAAACTGCTGAAGATCAACATGatgaacatgaacaaacagAGCAAGCTTTACTCTCAGGGCATGGCTCCGTTCGTCCGCGCGCTGCCCGTCAAAACACGCTGGGAGAGGGTTCGAGACAGACCCACGTTTGTG atgtCAGACAGTCAGTTCATCCTGTCGTTTGTTCATCGTCTGCTGGACGTCCGAGGCGTCACTACATACTTCTCCTTCTGTTATCCGTTCTCATACACGGAGTGTCAGGACATGATGCTGCAGCTCGACCAGAAGTTCCTGAGCGCCTCACACACGCTGGGGCCCTGCAG TCCAGTGGAGAGCATATACTACCACCGTGAGCTGTTGTGTCACTCTCTGGACGGCCACCGGGTGGATCTGATCACGGTTTCGTCCTGTCACGGTTTGCTGGAGGAGAGAGAGCCGCGGCTGGACAGACTCTTCCCGGACCTCAGCACCCCGCGGCCGCACTGCTTCACTGGCAAACGG GTGTTCTTCCTGAGCAGCAGGGTTCACCCCGGTGAGACGCCGTCTAGTTTCGTTTTTAACGGTTTCCTGAACTTCATCTTGAGTCAGGATGATCCGCGCGCTCAGGCGCTCCGCAGGATCTTTGTCTTCAAACTCATTCCCATGCTGAACCCCGACGGGGTCGTCAGGGGTCATTACAG GACGGACTCTCGCGGTGTGAATCTGAACAGACAGTATGTGAACCCCAGTCCAGATCTGCACCCCTCCATCTACGGCGCCAAATCTCTCCTGCTCTACCACCACATCCACAATCGCCTCGGCAACAACACTCCCTCCGCCCTTAAAACCTCCAACCAATCAAACACCACCCTTCCTGTGACCACGCCCACTGAGCTAGAGCGCTGTCTCAACCACCGCAACGAGGCGGAGCGCGGGGATGGGCCGACCCTCGACCTCTCAGAGATCCCGATGCAGCTGGAGGAGAGCTGGGAGAAAGGCGGAGTCGAGAGGGAGGTGGGGCCCTGCGATGAGAACGAGTCGACGCCGAACAGAGGCGAAGCGCCGGTGGTGACAAACCCCGCCCCCTCTGAGCAGATCCCGCCCCAGGACAGCGGAGTCGCATATTATGTAGACCTGCACGGCCACGCCTCCAAGAGAGGATGCTTCATGTACGGCAACAACCTGTCGGACGAGAGTCAGCAG GTGGAGAACATGTTGTATCCGAAGCTGATCTCACTAAACTGCGCCCATTTTGATTTCCTGGGCTGTAATTTCTCCGAGAAGAACATGTACGCTCGCGACAAACGCGACGGCCAGTCGAAAGAGGGCAGTGGACGTGTGGCCATTCACAAAACCATCGGCCTGACCCACAG TTACACGCTGGAGTGCAACTACAACACGGGGCGGTCGGTGAACACCATCCCACCCGCCTGTCACGATAACGGGCGAGCCACGCCCCCTCCACCGCCCACCTTCCCGCCCAAATACACGCCTGAGGTGTACGAACAGGTGGGGCGAGCAGTCGCCATAGCAGCGCTGGACATGGCGGAGTGTAACCCGTGGCCGCGGCTAGTTCTGTCCGAACACAGCAGCCTGCTGAACCTGCGGGCGTCCATCCTCAAACACGTGCGGAACAGCAAGGGCCTCGCGTCCGACAACCGCAAGAACGCCAACACGAAAGCCAGCAGTCCGCCCAAACCTGC AAGCTTGAGCACCTCTGCCTCGGAAAACTCCCTCAACCGGACGCGCAGCATGGCAAATGTTCAGGGAAGCCGGCAGACGTCTCCTCAGCTCAAGAGTTCTCCCAGCTTCACCTTCGGCAGCCCCGCCTGCGCTCACGGCCCCGGCGCACACCGGCCCCCGCACAGGAGCCTGGGGCCCGTCAGAG